A single window of Halobacillus naozhouensis DNA harbors:
- the murD gene encoding UDP-N-acetylmuramoyl-L-alanine--D-glutamate ligase, translating to MRSLASFVYKHVLVLGLAKSGTAAAELLLDSGVSVRINDLKADEESDLVKRLKNKGAEVITGGHPLHILDDIDLIVKNPGIRYENPVVEEGLKRGISVVTEIELAGQLHQGDLIGVTGSNGKTTTTTLIHAFLEADQQPVSIAGNIGEVASEVARTTSEEETMVIELSSFQLMGVETFKPNIAVWLNLFEAHLDYHHTLENYFRAKANIISQQTEDDYLVYNADDEAILSFLPEAAAVHVPFSITEKVNGTWADDEYIYYKEEKVMKRSEIVLVGEHNLANILAAVAAVKIRGISNQAIRTILTSFAGVTHRLEFVTRKRGVLFYNDSKATNILATSYALRSFAQPTVLLAGGLDRGNSFDALVPYLNNVKAMVVFGETQDKLAEAAKQAQVENVKAVETMDEAVAAAYRFTNEGDVVLLSPACASWDQYRTFEERGHMFKQAVHKL from the coding sequence CTTTTAGACAGCGGGGTTTCGGTAAGGATCAATGATTTAAAAGCGGATGAGGAAAGTGACTTGGTCAAACGGCTCAAAAACAAAGGAGCAGAAGTGATCACTGGAGGTCATCCTCTCCACATACTTGATGATATCGATCTTATCGTTAAGAATCCAGGCATTCGTTATGAAAATCCGGTTGTAGAGGAAGGACTAAAGCGAGGGATTTCTGTCGTCACCGAAATTGAACTGGCGGGTCAGCTTCATCAGGGAGATTTAATTGGCGTCACAGGCTCTAATGGTAAAACAACAACCACGACACTGATTCATGCTTTTTTAGAAGCTGATCAGCAGCCTGTATCAATTGCGGGGAATATTGGTGAAGTAGCCTCTGAGGTTGCTCGTACCACTTCTGAAGAAGAGACTATGGTTATCGAGCTGTCTTCTTTTCAGCTGATGGGAGTGGAGACGTTTAAGCCGAACATCGCTGTCTGGTTGAATTTATTCGAAGCTCATTTGGACTACCATCATACATTGGAGAATTACTTTCGGGCAAAGGCGAATATCATTAGCCAGCAAACGGAAGACGATTATTTAGTTTACAATGCGGATGATGAAGCGATATTGTCATTCCTTCCGGAAGCAGCTGCTGTTCATGTTCCTTTCTCGATCACTGAAAAAGTGAACGGGACATGGGCTGATGACGAGTATATTTACTATAAGGAAGAAAAAGTCATGAAGCGCAGTGAAATTGTCCTGGTGGGTGAACATAATCTGGCCAATATCCTGGCGGCTGTTGCGGCTGTTAAAATAAGAGGCATTTCAAACCAGGCGATACGAACCATTCTGACGAGCTTTGCGGGCGTGACGCATCGGCTGGAATTTGTCACGCGAAAACGAGGCGTTTTATTTTACAATGATTCAAAAGCCACGAATATTTTAGCAACTTCCTATGCGTTAAGATCGTTTGCACAGCCGACAGTATTGTTAGCAGGAGGTCTTGACAGGGGCAACAGTTTCGATGCTCTGGTCCCTTATTTGAATAATGTGAAAGCCATGGTCGTCTTTGGGGAGACACAGGACAAGCTGGCGGAGGCCGCAAAGCAGGCGCAGGTGGAGAACGTCAAAGCGGTTGAAACGATGGATGAAGCCGTGGCTGCCGCGTATCGCTTCACGAATGAAGGGGATGTGGTGCTGTTATCTCCTGCTTGTGCGAGTTGGGATCAATATCGTACATTTGAAGAAAGAGGTCATATGTTTAAACAAGCTGTGCATAAGCTGTAA
- the spoVE gene encoding stage V sporulation protein E: MDRNEKKPDIWLTCTILSILFIGIVMVYSSSSIWSEYKFDDAWYYAKRQILFATLGLIAMVALSRIPYHIWFKHAKWIAIVCLIFLIAVLIPGVGMVRGGARSWIGIGMFSIQPSEFMKLGLIIFLAKFLALRQKKIVSFQEGFLPGLAMILVPFALIMLQPDLGTGVVMVTTCLVMMFTAGARISHFMWIAGAGAAGMVGLIASAPYRIKRITAFLHPWEDPLGSGFQIIQSLYAIGPGGLLGVGLGNSLQKFFYLPEPQTDFIFSVLAEELGFLGGSAVLFLFLILLWRGIRASLYAPDLYGSLLALGIVGMISIQVMINVSVVTGLIPVTGITLPLVSYGGSSLTLTLAALGLLLSVSRYSTK; this comes from the coding sequence ATGGACAGAAATGAAAAAAAGCCAGACATATGGCTGACATGTACGATCCTTAGTATTTTATTTATTGGCATTGTGATGGTTTACAGTTCCTCAAGTATCTGGTCAGAATATAAATTTGATGATGCTTGGTATTATGCCAAACGACAAATATTGTTTGCTACATTAGGCTTGATCGCGATGGTTGCCTTGTCCCGGATTCCGTATCATATTTGGTTTAAGCATGCAAAATGGATCGCGATCGTCTGTCTCATTTTCCTCATCGCTGTGTTAATCCCGGGAGTGGGAATGGTCCGCGGGGGAGCACGAAGCTGGATTGGAATCGGAATGTTCAGCATCCAGCCGTCTGAGTTCATGAAACTTGGGCTAATTATTTTTCTGGCTAAGTTTTTAGCGTTAAGACAAAAGAAAATTGTCTCGTTCCAAGAAGGATTTCTTCCGGGACTGGCCATGATCCTTGTACCATTTGCTCTGATTATGCTTCAGCCTGATTTAGGGACAGGCGTCGTAATGGTCACCACGTGTCTTGTAATGATGTTTACAGCTGGTGCGAGAATCAGCCACTTTATGTGGATTGCCGGCGCCGGTGCAGCAGGGATGGTCGGATTGATTGCTTCGGCACCCTATCGGATTAAACGGATTACAGCCTTTTTGCATCCGTGGGAAGATCCGCTTGGGAGCGGCTTTCAAATTATCCAGTCCCTTTATGCCATTGGCCCGGGCGGACTGCTCGGAGTGGGGTTAGGGAACAGCTTGCAGAAGTTCTTCTATCTGCCTGAGCCGCAAACCGATTTTATTTTCTCCGTGTTAGCAGAAGAATTAGGGTTTCTCGGCGGCAGTGCGGTTCTGTTTCTATTCTTAATTTTGCTGTGGCGTGGAATCCGCGCCAGTTTATATGCACCGGACTTATATGGGAGTTTACTGGCGCTAGGGATAGTTGGGATGATCTCCATTCAAGTGATGATTAATGTCAGCGTCGTAACTGGCTTAATTCCAGTAACCGGAATCACCCTTCCACTCGTCAGTTATGGAGGATCCTCTTTAACCTTAACCTTGGCCGCACTTGGCTTGCTATTAAGTGTCAGCCGCTATTCAACGAAATAG
- a CDS encoding cell division protein FtsQ/DivIB: MEEKKKVVSIEDRIPKLKQVRKKKANRRLVQYLSVLFLLIAIVVYLQSPLSHVHNIKIEGENYVSSEKIKELSGITDTTNFWKVDPADIEASISSHNQIINVEVKRNLPSTIRIEVEEAERIGYVQVDGKFQPILENGTKLDVQMAIPGGDAPILKGFTKATYLKEMSKELKQLPNSIASLISEIHWIPKEDNPYLITLYMNEGYEVQASIRTFSSKMPAYPSIVSQLSEDQEGIVHIDVGAYFEAYPEPKKEEGDTEGDGAEENEDES; this comes from the coding sequence ATGGAAGAAAAAAAGAAAGTTGTTTCCATAGAGGATCGAATTCCTAAATTAAAACAAGTTAGAAAGAAAAAAGCGAATAGAAGGCTAGTTCAATATTTGTCCGTTTTATTTCTGTTAATTGCGATTGTTGTTTATTTACAGTCCCCGCTGAGTCATGTGCACAACATCAAGATCGAAGGGGAGAATTATGTCAGTAGCGAGAAAATTAAAGAATTGTCCGGGATAACCGATACGACGAATTTCTGGAAGGTTGATCCAGCTGATATAGAAGCAAGTATCTCCTCACATAATCAGATTATTAATGTGGAAGTGAAGAGAAATTTGCCAAGCACGATCCGTATCGAGGTAGAGGAAGCGGAACGAATTGGATATGTGCAAGTGGATGGCAAGTTTCAGCCTATTTTAGAAAATGGCACAAAGCTCGATGTGCAAATGGCAATTCCTGGCGGAGATGCTCCCATATTAAAAGGGTTTACGAAAGCAACCTATTTAAAGGAAATGTCTAAAGAACTTAAACAGCTTCCAAATAGTATTGCCAGTTTAATATCTGAGATTCACTGGATTCCTAAAGAAGACAACCCTTATCTTATCACCCTTTACATGAATGAGGGGTACGAAGTACAGGCTTCAATACGAACCTTCTCTAGTAAAATGCCAGCCTACCCTTCGATTGTATCCCAGCTGAGCGAGGATCAGGAGGGAATCGTACATATAGATGTAGGAGCCTATTTCGAAGCCTATCCGGAACCGAAGAAGGAAGAGGGAGACACGGAAGGTGATGGCGCAGAGGAGAATGAGGATGAGTCATAA
- a CDS encoding DUF881 domain-containing protein, protein MSHKGRTFILSLVLLSSGFLVAYSYQQTKSEPKMVQLNDTQWEKEYYYRQQLLKIEKRNKQLKEELSSKRKEIQEFETQLAQSEQMVSDYVDEKQELQLLAGELPVKGPGVTITLRDAKYTPESGNINDYMVHESHIHLVINELLSAGAKAVSINGQRFFSDSYISCTGPVITVDGVQHPAPFVISAIGDTEVLYSSLDLTRGVVDQLESEHVDVKMTEENEIKMKARVTPDG, encoded by the coding sequence ATGAGTCATAAAGGAAGAACCTTTATCCTTTCGCTCGTGTTACTCAGCTCAGGCTTTCTGGTTGCTTACAGCTACCAGCAAACGAAATCTGAACCGAAAATGGTCCAGTTAAACGACACTCAATGGGAAAAAGAATATTACTACCGGCAGCAGTTGTTAAAAATTGAGAAAAGGAATAAACAGCTGAAAGAAGAACTAAGTAGTAAGCGTAAAGAAATTCAGGAGTTTGAAACCCAGCTGGCACAGTCTGAACAAATGGTTTCAGATTATGTGGATGAAAAGCAGGAATTACAGCTATTGGCGGGCGAATTACCCGTCAAAGGACCAGGGGTAACCATTACGTTGCGTGATGCTAAATACACCCCGGAATCCGGCAATATCAATGACTATATGGTTCATGAAAGTCATATCCATCTTGTAATTAATGAGCTGCTGAGCGCAGGGGCTAAAGCGGTCTCCATTAATGGTCAGCGTTTTTTTAGTGACAGCTACATCTCCTGTACCGGTCCTGTCATTACGGTGGATGGTGTTCAGCATCCTGCTCCATTCGTGATTTCAGCGATCGGAGACACAGAAGTTCTCTATTCAAGTCTTGATTTAACGCGGGGTGTAGTAGATCAACTAGAGAGTGAGCATGTTGATGTTAAGATGACAGAAGAAAATGAAATCAAAATGAAAGCAAGGGTAACACCTGATGGGTGA
- a CDS encoding DUF881 domain-containing protein yields the protein MSKRTTWMISVIFLVIGFMIAIQYQTTTAGPVERETRDVWEIREALENQQIRQQDLLEKIAKADRTIEKYQKQSEHEQIETLKSSIHTLERKLGLTQQTGTGIMIEVVPIFLETEEVQTYPSISPELLTRLLNDLNKFGATEIAIGNERVTNLSPVRGVNGDTYINNRPLPPLPVTIYALSSNPEKLADYMEVSQSKDYFAIDNLELKVSIQNNITLPEYEDPLHLEVLQKGEMGETSE from the coding sequence ATGAGTAAACGGACAACATGGATGATTTCAGTTATTTTTCTGGTTATTGGTTTTATGATTGCAATTCAGTATCAAACAACAACGGCGGGACCTGTAGAGCGAGAGACGAGGGATGTATGGGAAATAAGAGAAGCTTTGGAAAATCAGCAAATTCGACAGCAGGATCTATTGGAGAAAATTGCCAAAGCGGATCGTACGATTGAGAAGTACCAGAAGCAAAGTGAACATGAGCAAATTGAAACACTCAAATCTTCTATTCACACTCTCGAACGGAAACTGGGGCTGACTCAGCAAACAGGTACGGGAATTATGATTGAGGTTGTGCCGATTTTTCTAGAAACAGAGGAAGTGCAAACTTATCCTTCCATTTCTCCCGAGCTCCTGACTCGTCTGCTTAATGATTTAAACAAGTTCGGAGCAACGGAAATAGCGATAGGAAACGAACGGGTCACAAATTTATCACCCGTGAGAGGTGTAAACGGGGATACTTATATAAACAATCGCCCTCTACCACCCCTGCCTGTAACCATCTATGCCCTTTCGAGTAATCCTGAAAAGCTGGCAGACTATATGGAAGTGAGTCAGTCAAAAGATTACTTTGCTATTGATAACCTCGAATTGAAAGTCAGTATTCAGAACAACATTACTTTGCCAGAGTATGAAGATCCTTTGCATTTAGAGGTGTTACAAAAAGGGGAAATGGGGGAGACAAGTGAATAG
- a CDS encoding small basic family protein, which translates to MWLPVLFLIVGVTVGLMTNLTVPEEYKDYLSIAVLAAFDTLLGGVRASLEKTFNETVFVTGFFSNVTLAALLAFVGVQLGIDLYLAAVFAFGMRLFQNIAIIRRLVIDQRLNTRKIKKMKQK; encoded by the coding sequence ATGTGGCTCCCAGTACTGTTTTTAATCGTCGGGGTTACGGTTGGTTTGATGACAAACCTGACTGTGCCTGAAGAATATAAGGATTATCTGTCTATTGCTGTTTTAGCTGCATTTGATACACTGTTAGGAGGAGTACGGGCCAGCTTGGAAAAAACATTTAATGAGACGGTATTCGTGACCGGATTTTTTTCTAATGTTACTTTAGCGGCATTGCTTGCTTTTGTCGGTGTGCAATTGGGAATAGACCTGTACCTTGCAGCGGTGTTTGCCTTTGGGATGCGCTTATTTCAGAATATTGCGATAATTAGAAGGCTAGTGATTGATCAGCGGCTTAATACGCGAAAAATTAAGAAAATGAAGCAAAAATAA
- the ftsA gene encoding cell division protein FtsA has translation MNQNEILVSLDIGTSRIKVIIGEIMNDSLNIIGVGSSKSNGMKKGAIVDIDQTVHSIKSAVEQAERMVDMKIDRVVVGVNGNHIQLQPCHGVVAVSSETREIGNEDIARVIDAAQVVSIPPEREIIDVIPQQFIVDGQDEITDPRGMIGVRLEMEGMIITCAKTVLHNTLKCVERAGLEVLDVCLQPLATGTVSLSEDETNLGVALVDVGGGSTTISIFDEGHLRGTSMIPYGGDNLTKDLSIGLRTSTEEAEKIKIDHGHAFFDDANEEETFSVTIIGSNREQSFNQLQISDMIEARLEEILVFAAQELQRMGVRELPGGFVLTGGAMNMPGVLELAQDVFNSNIRLAIPDYIGVREPQYTSGVGILQFAYRNAKIQGKEMFPSVSMDYEQPAPKKQKRTAKQPKEEETEEPKKKKKESGFQNLLKYFFD, from the coding sequence GTGAACCAAAATGAAATATTAGTAAGTTTAGATATAGGAACGAGTCGAATTAAAGTGATTATTGGAGAAATAATGAATGATTCACTTAATATAATTGGCGTTGGATCATCCAAATCAAATGGAATGAAAAAAGGCGCTATTGTAGATATCGACCAAACGGTACATTCGATTAAATCTGCTGTTGAACAAGCAGAGCGAATGGTAGATATGAAGATAGACCGTGTAGTAGTCGGTGTGAACGGGAATCATATTCAATTACAGCCCTGTCATGGGGTCGTAGCTGTTTCTAGTGAAACTCGGGAAATTGGAAATGAAGACATTGCGAGAGTAATTGATGCAGCACAGGTAGTTTCAATTCCACCAGAACGGGAAATTATTGATGTCATCCCACAGCAATTTATTGTTGACGGGCAGGATGAAATCACGGATCCTAGGGGGATGATCGGGGTTCGTCTGGAAATGGAAGGCATGATTATTACATGCGCGAAAACCGTTTTACATAATACATTGAAATGTGTGGAACGAGCTGGGTTAGAGGTGCTCGATGTTTGTTTGCAGCCACTGGCAACCGGTACGGTGTCGCTTTCAGAAGATGAAACAAATCTTGGTGTAGCTCTCGTAGATGTAGGCGGTGGATCAACGACGATATCTATCTTCGATGAAGGCCATTTAAGAGGAACAAGTATGATCCCTTATGGTGGAGATAACTTGACGAAAGACTTGTCCATTGGTTTAAGAACTTCTACAGAGGAAGCTGAAAAAATTAAAATCGATCATGGACATGCTTTTTTTGATGATGCGAACGAAGAGGAAACATTTTCTGTCACAATTATTGGCAGTAATCGCGAACAATCATTCAATCAATTGCAAATCTCTGATATGATTGAAGCAAGACTGGAAGAAATCCTTGTTTTTGCTGCCCAGGAATTGCAGCGCATGGGTGTACGTGAGTTACCGGGCGGCTTTGTGCTTACCGGAGGCGCGATGAATATGCCTGGAGTACTGGAGTTGGCTCAGGATGTATTTAATTCAAATATCCGATTAGCCATCCCAGATTATATTGGTGTACGCGAGCCACAATACACGAGTGGTGTTGGGATATTGCAATTCGCTTATCGTAATGCGAAAATACAAGGGAAAGAGATGTTTCCGTCTGTCTCTATGGATTATGAGCAGCCCGCTCCTAAAAAACAGAAGCGGACAGCAAAGCAGCCAAAAGAAGAAGAAACAGAAGAGCCTAAGAAGAAGAAAAAAGAATCAGGGTTCCAAAACCTATTAAAGTATTTCTTTGATTAA
- the ftsZ gene encoding cell division protein FtsZ: protein MLEFDTSMDSLATIKVIGVGGGGSNAVNRMIEHGVQGVEFIAVNTDAQALNLSKAEVKMQIGGKLTRGLGAGANPEVGRKAAEESKEQLEEALQGADMVFVTAGMGGGTGTGAAPVIAQVAKELGALTVGVVTRPFTFEGRKRSTQATGGIEGLKGSVDTLIVIPNDRLLEIVDKNTPMLEAFREADNVLRQGVQGISDLIAVPGLINVDFADVKTIMVDKGSALMGIGIATGESRAAEAAKKAISSPLLETSIDGAHGVLMNISGGANLSLYEVQEAADIVTSAADQEVNVIFGSVINENLKDEIVVTVIATGFDEAQIAEAQKRPRGNMMNQMKSNPQERVREEQPQSRREAPASPQTPPRQSPNQEEDTLDIPTFLRNRNRRR from the coding sequence ATGTTAGAGTTTGATACGAGCATGGATTCACTAGCGACAATTAAAGTAATAGGTGTCGGCGGCGGCGGAAGTAATGCCGTTAACCGAATGATTGAGCACGGAGTTCAAGGTGTAGAATTTATTGCTGTCAACACAGACGCACAGGCGTTGAATCTATCAAAAGCAGAAGTGAAAATGCAGATTGGCGGTAAACTGACTCGCGGACTTGGCGCTGGAGCGAATCCAGAGGTAGGCCGCAAAGCAGCTGAAGAAAGCAAGGAACAGTTGGAAGAAGCACTTCAAGGTGCCGATATGGTCTTTGTTACAGCTGGAATGGGAGGAGGCACAGGAACAGGTGCTGCCCCTGTTATCGCTCAAGTAGCGAAAGAACTTGGAGCCTTAACTGTCGGTGTTGTTACCCGCCCGTTTACGTTTGAAGGACGCAAGCGTTCCACTCAGGCAACAGGTGGAATTGAAGGCTTAAAAGGCAGTGTAGATACGTTAATCGTTATCCCGAATGACCGTTTGCTAGAGATTGTTGATAAGAACACACCGATGCTTGAAGCTTTCCGTGAAGCCGACAACGTGCTTCGCCAGGGTGTTCAGGGGATTTCAGACTTGATCGCAGTCCCTGGTTTAATTAACGTTGACTTTGCAGACGTCAAAACCATCATGGTTGATAAAGGTTCAGCATTAATGGGCATTGGTATTGCTACAGGAGAAAGCCGAGCTGCAGAAGCTGCCAAAAAAGCGATCTCCTCACCATTGCTTGAAACATCCATTGATGGAGCGCACGGCGTTCTCATGAACATTAGTGGCGGAGCGAATTTAAGTCTTTATGAAGTACAGGAAGCTGCCGATATTGTCACTTCGGCTGCAGACCAGGAAGTCAATGTGATCTTTGGTTCGGTTATCAATGAAAATTTGAAAGATGAAATCGTCGTAACGGTTATTGCGACTGGGTTTGATGAGGCCCAAATTGCAGAAGCTCAGAAGAGACCACGCGGTAACATGATGAATCAAATGAAATCTAACCCGCAAGAGCGCGTTCGTGAAGAGCAGCCGCAATCACGCCGTGAGGCTCCAGCTTCACCGCAGACACCACCGAGACAAAGCCCTAATCAAGAAGAAGATACACTTGATATTCCAACGTTTTTACGTAATCGTAATCGCCGCAGATAA
- the spoIIGA gene encoding sigma-E processing peptidase SpoIIGA — MNVFMDGMILYLTQGLTRAKTTNKRLIAAALFASCIVPITVYMPHIWLTSALGKLFFSLIIIYMAFSFKSIQSFIIQWLTFYFVTFAIGGALLGIHFFLNSRVEFDGSTMITFSSGYGDPVSWVLVCVGFPLSWLFTKWRMEQVQAHKMKTEDLYNVTVSFDGKQANCTGLVDSGNQLIDPISKKMVFLADLHVWKQLLAEQDLEYVKTDQVLEHLEELSPEVQSAVRVVPYQGAGSLGQLMVTFFVESITIHTNEGQLKVDQPLLGVQQHDLTHDQMYQILIHPHASLKGITA, encoded by the coding sequence TTGAATGTTTTCATGGACGGAATGATTCTATACTTAACTCAAGGATTAACTCGAGCGAAAACGACGAATAAACGTTTGATAGCCGCAGCCTTGTTTGCTTCCTGCATCGTTCCGATTACGGTGTATATGCCTCATATCTGGTTAACTTCAGCATTAGGGAAGTTATTTTTTTCGCTTATCATTATCTATATGGCGTTTTCTTTTAAGTCTATTCAATCTTTTATCATCCAATGGCTGACTTTCTATTTTGTAACGTTTGCGATCGGAGGCGCTCTACTAGGGATTCATTTTTTCTTAAATAGTCGAGTTGAATTTGATGGAAGCACCATGATCACCTTTTCTTCTGGATATGGAGATCCGGTCAGCTGGGTGCTTGTATGTGTCGGCTTTCCATTATCGTGGCTATTTACGAAATGGCGCATGGAACAAGTGCAAGCACACAAAATGAAGACAGAAGATTTGTATAACGTCACCGTCAGCTTTGATGGCAAACAGGCAAATTGTACCGGGTTAGTGGATAGTGGAAACCAGCTGATTGATCCGATTAGCAAAAAAATGGTTTTCCTGGCTGACCTCCATGTATGGAAACAGCTTTTGGCCGAACAGGATTTAGAGTACGTAAAAACAGACCAAGTATTGGAGCACTTAGAGGAACTGTCACCTGAAGTTCAATCAGCGGTCCGTGTCGTCCCGTATCAGGGTGCAGGGTCGCTCGGGCAGTTAATGGTTACGTTCTTTGTCGAGTCGATTACCATTCATACAAATGAAGGTCAATTAAAGGTAGATCAGCCACTCCTGGGCGTTCAGCAACATGACTTAACACACGACCAAATGTACCAGATTTTAATCCACCCTCATGCTTCATTAAAGGGAATTACGGCTTAG
- the sigE gene encoding RNA polymerase sporulation sigma factor SigE yields MKWKLKLKLWIYKLLIKLGIKQSEIYYIGGSEALPPPLSREEERELLERLPKGDKAARAMLIERNLRLVVYIARKFENTGLNIEDLISIGTIGLIKAVNTFDPEKKIKLATYASRCIENEILMHLRKSNKLKTEVSFDEPLNVDWDGNELLLSDILGTDEDLITRGIEKKIDKTLLKSALTQLNDREKEIMELRFGLIGKKEKTQKDVADMMGISQSYISRLEKKIIRRLQREFDKMV; encoded by the coding sequence ATGAAGTGGAAATTGAAACTTAAATTATGGATTTATAAATTATTGATAAAGCTCGGTATAAAGCAGAGCGAAATCTACTATATTGGCGGAAGTGAGGCACTGCCGCCGCCTTTATCCCGAGAAGAAGAACGGGAATTACTGGAGCGGCTGCCTAAAGGAGATAAAGCAGCTCGGGCCATGCTGATAGAACGTAACCTGCGTCTTGTCGTGTATATTGCTCGTAAATTTGAGAACACTGGGCTGAACATCGAAGATTTAATTAGTATCGGTACAATTGGACTTATTAAAGCTGTGAATACCTTTGATCCTGAGAAGAAAATTAAGCTGGCAACTTACGCTTCGAGATGTATTGAAAATGAAATTTTGATGCATTTACGTAAAAGTAATAAGCTGAAGACCGAAGTATCTTTTGATGAACCATTGAACGTCGATTGGGACGGAAATGAACTGCTTTTATCAGATATACTTGGAACGGACGAAGATTTAATTACAAGAGGGATTGAGAAGAAGATTGATAAAACACTACTTAAATCCGCCCTCACCCAATTAAATGACCGCGAAAAAGAAATTATGGAACTGCGCTTTGGATTGATCGGAAAAAAAGAAAAAACTCAAAAAGATGTTGCGGATATGATGGGCATCTCTCAGTCCTATATATCAAGGCTTGAGAAGAAAATTATCCGACGCTTGCAACGTGAATTTGATAAAATGGTATAG
- the sigG gene encoding RNA polymerase sporulation sigma factor SigG has translation MTRHKVEICGVDTSKLPVLKNKEMRALFKRMQSGDDSAREELVNGNLRLVLSVIQRFNNRGEYGDDLFQVGCIGLMKSIDNFDLSHNVKFSTYAVPMIIGEIRRYLRDNNPIRVSRSLRDTAYKALQMREKMIGETSKDPAPHEIAEKMGVPHEDVVFAMDAIQDPVSLFEPIYNDGGDPIFVVDQLKDDREKDSNWVDELSLREGMKKLNDREKMILTKRFFQGKTQMEVADEIGISQAQVSRLEKAAIKEMNSSMFQ, from the coding sequence TTGACACGTCATAAAGTAGAAATATGTGGTGTAGATACATCAAAGCTTCCTGTACTTAAAAATAAAGAAATGCGGGCCCTATTTAAACGAATGCAAAGTGGAGATGACAGTGCTCGTGAAGAGCTTGTCAACGGAAACTTACGACTTGTTTTATCAGTCATTCAGAGGTTTAACAACCGCGGTGAATACGGGGATGATTTGTTCCAGGTTGGCTGCATCGGATTGATGAAATCGATTGATAATTTCGATCTAAGTCACAATGTGAAGTTTTCCACCTATGCCGTTCCAATGATTATCGGGGAAATCCGCCGCTATCTGCGGGATAATAATCCCATTCGCGTTTCCCGGTCACTTCGGGATACAGCTTACAAAGCACTGCAAATGCGAGAGAAAATGATAGGTGAAACATCGAAGGATCCAGCTCCTCATGAAATCGCTGAAAAAATGGGTGTGCCTCATGAGGATGTAGTCTTTGCCATGGATGCAATCCAGGATCCTGTTTCTTTGTTTGAACCGATTTATAATGATGGGGGAGATCCCATTTTTGTTGTCGATCAATTAAAGGACGATCGTGAAAAAGATTCTAATTGGGTGGACGAGCTATCACTACGAGAAGGTATGAAAAAGTTAAACGATCGCGAAAAAATGATTTTAACAAAACGATTTTTTCAAGGAAAAACGCAAATGGAGGTCGCAGACGAAATCGGAATATCGCAGGCTCAAGTGTCAAGGTTAGAGAAAGCTGCGATTAAAGAAATGAATTCATCTATGTTTCAATAA
- a CDS encoding YlmC/YmxH family sporulation protein, producing the protein MMKISELQMKDVIAMETGERLGYISDLDIDTQRGQLQGLVITLKGKAMGLFGKDEEVVIPWAQIVNIGADVILVKKSSYSGVKSQQKSNSHE; encoded by the coding sequence GTGATGAAAATTTCTGAGCTGCAAATGAAAGATGTCATTGCGATGGAAACGGGAGAACGTCTTGGCTATATATCAGATTTAGATATCGATACCCAGAGAGGACAGTTGCAAGGATTAGTCATCACCTTAAAAGGAAAAGCGATGGGTTTGTTCGGAAAAGATGAAGAAGTCGTCATCCCCTGGGCCCAAATTGTAAACATTGGGGCAGATGTTATTTTAGTGAAAAAATCCAGTTATAGTGGAGTTAAGAGTCAGCAAAAGTCAAATTCTCACGAATGA